In Arthrobacter sp. CJ23, the genomic window GCCGCTGCCGCCGGGGCGACGTCGACGGCGTCGATGTTGCCGTATCGGGTCTCGGTCAGGAGGAACAGTGCTACGAGCGAGAGTCCTGCCGCGGCCATGATGTACCAGGCGATCGAGGAGCTCTGGTGGGTCATGCCCAGCAGCCACGTGGTGACGAACGGGGTGGCGGCGCTGCCCAGCAGGCCGGAGAGCATGTAGGCCACGGACAGGCCCGAGTAGCGGACTTTGGAGCCGAACAGCTCGGCCAGGAAGGTCGCGATGGGGCCGTAGTTGGCGCAGAATGCCGTCATCATGGCGAGGTAGGCGACGAAGAGCAGTGCCACGGACTTGGTGTCCATGAGCCAGAACATCGGGAAGGCCAGGAGCGCCTCGGCGGCAATGCCGGCGAAGATGATGGGCTTGCGGCCGAACTTGTCCGAGAGCCTGCCGAAGAACGGGATGAGGAACAGTCCCAGGATGCAGGAGACCAGCACCACCCAGAGCATGAGGCTCTCGGAGTGGCCCAGTTCCTTCTTGCCGTAGGAGACGCCGGAGGCCACCAGCAGGGTGAAAGTGCTGCCCGTGGAGAGGGTGGCGATGCCGCCCAGGACAACCTGCTTCCAGTACTTGGCCATGAGTGCGGCGAAGGGCATTTTTGCCTTGGCGCCGGCGGTCTTGACGGCCTGGAAGGACGGGGTTTCCTCGATGTTCAGGCGGATGTAGATGCCCACCGTGACCAGGAGAACGGAGGCCAGGAACGGGATGCGCCAGCCCCAGGAGTACAGGGCCTCTGTGCTGACGGTGGAGGCCACGATCAGGAAGGCGACGTTGGCGATCAACGTGCCGGCAGGGACGCCTACCTGCACCAGTGAACCAAAGAAGCCGCGGCGGTTGGCAGGGGCGTGCTCCACGGTCATGAGCACGGCGCCGCCCCATTCGCCGCCCAGGGCCAGGCCCTGGATCACGCGGAGCAACAGGAGCAGCAGCGGGGCCATGATGCCGATGCTGTTGTAGTCGGGCAACAGGCCAATGGCGAAGGTTGCGGCGCCCATGGTCAGCAGGGACACCAGCAGCATGGACTTGCGGCCCAGACGGTCGCCGAAGTGGCCGAAGATGATGGCGCCCACCATGCGGGCAATGTAGGCGGAGGCGAAGGTGCCGAACGCGAGCATGGTGCCAACGATCGGATCGAAACTGGGGAAGAAGATCTTGTTGAACACGAGGGCCGAGGCCGTGCCGAAAACGAAGAGGTCGTACCACTCGACGGTGG contains:
- a CDS encoding MFS transporter, which gives rise to MSPTVDTAPASTARLDLAKMRKIALASVIGTTVEWYDLFVFGTASALVFNKIFFPSFDPIVGTMLAFGTFASAYIARMVGAIIFGHFGDRLGRKSMLLVSLLTMGAATFAIGLLPDYNSIGIMAPLLLLLLRVIQGLALGGEWGGAVLMTVEHAPANRRGFFGSLVQVGVPAGTLIANVAFLIVASTVSTEALYSWGWRIPFLASVLLVTVGIYIRLNIEETPSFQAVKTAGAKAKMPFAALMAKYWKQVVLGGIATLSTGSTFTLLVASGVSYGKKELGHSESLMLWVVLVSCILGLFLIPFFGRLSDKFGRKPIIFAGIAAEALLAFPMFWLMDTKSVALLFVAYLAMMTAFCANYGPIATFLAELFGSKVRYSGLSVAYMLSGLLGSAATPFVTTWLLGMTHQSSSIAWYIMAAAGLSLVALFLLTETRYGNIDAVDVAPAAAAEAAEAAAGSTAR